Proteins encoded by one window of Enterobacter hormaechei subsp. xiangfangensis:
- the menC gene encoding o-succinylbenzoate synthase, with amino-acid sequence MRRAQVYRWQIPMDAGVVLRERRLKTRDGFFMHLRQGEREGWGEIAPLPGFSLETLDEAQAALMAWTHAWREGEDPALPDVPSVAFGISCALAELDGSLPEAANYRAAPLCTGDPDELFALLSAMPGEKVAKIKVGLYEAVRDGMVVNLLLEAIPDLHLRLDANRAWTPLRAQQFAKYVNPAYRSRIAFLEEPCKTRDDSRAFARETGIAISWDESLREADFAFAAEPGVRAVVIKPTLTGSLDKVREQVAAAHAAGLTAVISSSIESSLGLTQLARIAAWLTPDTVPGLDTLNLMQAQLIRQWPGSTLPCLDVGALEPLR; translated from the coding sequence ATGCGTCGCGCGCAGGTTTACCGCTGGCAGATACCGATGGACGCGGGCGTGGTGCTGCGTGAACGGCGGTTAAAAACCCGTGACGGCTTTTTCATGCATCTCCGGCAGGGCGAGCGGGAAGGGTGGGGCGAAATCGCCCCGCTTCCGGGCTTTAGCCTGGAAACGCTCGACGAGGCGCAGGCCGCGCTGATGGCCTGGACGCACGCCTGGCGCGAGGGAGAAGATCCGGCGCTGCCGGACGTTCCTTCCGTCGCGTTCGGCATCAGCTGCGCGCTGGCAGAGCTGGACGGCAGTTTGCCGGAGGCGGCGAACTATCGCGCCGCGCCGCTCTGTACTGGCGATCCGGATGAACTTTTCGCGCTCCTTTCCGCGATGCCTGGCGAGAAGGTGGCGAAAATAAAGGTCGGCCTGTACGAAGCGGTGCGCGACGGGATGGTGGTTAATCTGTTACTGGAAGCCATTCCCGATCTGCACCTGCGCCTGGACGCCAACCGCGCCTGGACACCGCTCAGGGCGCAGCAGTTTGCGAAGTACGTCAACCCGGCGTACCGCAGCCGCATCGCGTTTCTCGAAGAGCCGTGCAAAACGCGCGACGACTCTCGCGCCTTCGCCCGGGAAACCGGCATCGCCATCTCCTGGGATGAGAGCCTGCGCGAAGCCGATTTCGCGTTTGCCGCCGAGCCGGGCGTCAGGGCCGTGGTGATTAAGCCAACGCTGACCGGCAGCCTCGACAAGGTGCGCGAGCAGGTTGCTGCGGCCCATGCCGCAGGGCTGACGGCGGTGATCAGTTCATCCATCGAATCCAGCCTCGGCCTGACGCAGCTGGCGCGCATCGCTGCATGGTTAACGCCGGACACCGTTCCCGGTCTCGATACGCTAAACCTGATGCAGGCCCAGCTGATTCGCCAGTGGCCTGGCAGCACCTTGCCGTGCCTCGACGTCGGGGCGCTGGAGCCATTGCGATGA
- the menB gene encoding 1,4-dihydroxy-2-naphthoyl-CoA synthase, with amino-acid sequence MIYPDEHMLYAPVEWQDCSEGYTDIRYHKSADGIAKITINRPQVRNAFRPLTVKEMIQALADARYDDTVGVIILTGEGEKAFCSGGDQKVRGDYGGYQDDAGTHHLNVLDFQRQIRTCPKPVVAMVAGYSIGGGHVLHMMCDLTIAAENAIFGQTGPKVGSFDGGWGASYMARIVGQKKAREIWFLCRQYNAQEALDMGLVNTVVPIADLEKETVRWCREMLQNSPMALRCLKAALNADCDGQAGLQELAGNATMLFYMTEEGQEGRNAFNEKRQPDFSKYKRNP; translated from the coding sequence ATGATCTATCCTGATGAACACATGCTTTACGCGCCGGTTGAATGGCAGGACTGCTCCGAAGGCTATACCGACATTCGTTACCACAAATCCGCCGATGGTATCGCCAAAATCACCATCAACCGTCCACAGGTGCGCAACGCGTTTCGTCCGTTGACCGTAAAAGAGATGATCCAGGCGCTGGCGGATGCCCGCTATGACGACACTGTCGGCGTCATCATCCTCACCGGGGAAGGGGAGAAAGCCTTCTGCTCCGGCGGCGATCAGAAAGTCCGCGGTGACTACGGCGGATACCAGGATGATGCGGGCACGCACCACCTGAACGTGCTGGATTTCCAGCGCCAGATCCGCACCTGTCCAAAACCGGTGGTCGCGATGGTGGCAGGGTATTCCATCGGCGGCGGTCACGTGCTGCACATGATGTGTGACCTGACGATCGCGGCGGAAAATGCCATTTTCGGTCAGACTGGCCCGAAAGTCGGCTCTTTCGACGGCGGCTGGGGCGCGTCCTATATGGCGCGCATTGTCGGCCAGAAAAAAGCCCGCGAAATCTGGTTCCTGTGCCGTCAGTACAATGCGCAGGAAGCGCTGGATATGGGGCTGGTTAACACCGTGGTGCCGATCGCCGATCTGGAAAAAGAGACCGTGCGCTGGTGTCGCGAAATGCTGCAAAACAGCCCAATGGCGCTGCGCTGCCTGAAAGCGGCCCTCAACGCCGACTGTGACGGTCAGGCGGGCCTTCAGGAGCTGGCGGGCAACGCCACCATGCTGTTCTATATGACCGAAGAGGGTCAGGAAGGGCGCAACGCGTTCAACGAAAAACGCCAGCCGGACTTCAGCAAATACAAACGGAACCCGTAA